In a genomic window of Mus pahari chromosome 8, PAHARI_EIJ_v1.1, whole genome shotgun sequence:
- the Mzt1 gene encoding mitotic-spindle organizing protein 1, with product MASGSGAGAGAGSAAAASANLNAVRETMDVLLEISRILNTGLDMETLSICVRLCEQGINPEALSSVIKELRKGTEALKAAENTG from the exons ATGGCGAGCGGTAGCGGCGCGGGCGCGGGCGCGGGCTCGGCGGCGGCGGCCTCGGCCAACCTCAACGCGGTGAGGGAGACCATGGACG TTCTGCTTGAGATTTCAAGAATTTTGAATACCGGCTTAGATATGGAAACACTGTCTATTTGTGTACGGCTTTGTGAACAAGGAATCAACCCAGAGGCCTTATCATCTGTTATTAAGGAGCTTCGCAAGGGTACTGAAGCACTAAAG GCTGCTGAAAACACAGGCTGA